From Papilio machaon chromosome 2, ilPapMach1.1, whole genome shotgun sequence, the proteins below share one genomic window:
- the LOC106716939 gene encoding syndecan isoform X1 — protein sequence MHFRIYLWLSCLALAGYVRATEEGVSAQPTEITVHIQQDGAAPDRDVFIDDDSGSGLGIDEASGSGWGPGPGVDDEDGRGSGDGAVRPALSGLPEDDEDFAPRTTAAPGTPAPPPDYPDLPEPDNALPTPTGPEPPIPTPKVQQPDLVSPRILKGQEAGESGGEPRGAGGEQSSRPDVTDINISGEDVGQEIDQVPSGTHIETEARPADTGVFIMNAKPEDRATSFFAQPGILAAVIGGAVVGLLCAILVVMFIVYRMRKKDEGSYALDEPKRSPAAASYGKGHNNREFYA from the exons GAGGGAGTGAGCGCGCAGCCGACGGAGATAACGGTGCACATACAGCAGGACGGCGCAGCACCCGACCGGGACGTCTTCATAGACGATGACTCCGGCTCCGGCCTAGGCATCGACGAGGCGTCCGGCTCCGGCTGGGGGCCCGGCCCCGGCGTCGACGACGAAGACGGCCGCGGATCAGGTGACGGCGCCGTCCGCCCCGCCCTGTCCGGACTGCCCGAGGATGACGAAGACTTCGCGCCGCGCACCACCGCCGCTCCCGGCACGCCCGCCCCGCCGCCCGACTATCCGGACCTCCCTGAGCCGGACAACGCCCTCCCGACCCCAACGGGCCCAGAACCTCCGATCCCAACACCAAAAGTCCAGCAGCCCGATTTAGTCAGTC CTCGCATTCTCAAGGGTCAGGAGGCGGGCGAGTCCGGCGGGGAACCGCGCGGCGCGGGAGGAGAACAGTCCTCGCGTCCTGACGTCACTGACATCAATATATCCGGAGAGGACGTAGGACAGGAGATT GACCAGGTGCCGTCAGGCACACACATCGAGACGGAGGCGCGGCCGGCTGACACCGGTGTCTTCATCATGAACGCCAAGCCTGAAGACCGCGCTACCAGCTTCTTCGCGCAGCCCGGCATCCTTGCTG CTGTGATCGGCGGAGCGGTAGTTGGGCTCCTGTGCGCCATCTTGGTGGTGATGTTCATAGTGTACCGCATGCGCAAGAAGGACGAGGGCTCGTATGCGCTCGACGAGCCCAAGCGCAGTCCCGCCGCCGCCTCCTACGGCAAAGGTCATAACAACCGCGAATTCTACGCGTGA
- the LOC106716939 gene encoding syndecan isoform X2, giving the protein MHFRIYLWLSCLALAGYVRATEEGVSAQPTEITVHIQQDGAAPDRDVFIDDDSGSGLGIDEASGSGWGPGPGVDDEDGRGSARILKGQEAGESGGEPRGAGGEQSSRPDVTDINISGEDVGQEIDQVPSGTHIETEARPADTGVFIMNAKPEDRATSFFAQPGILAAVIGGAVVGLLCAILVVMFIVYRMRKKDEGSYALDEPKRSPAAASYGKGHNNREFYA; this is encoded by the exons GAGGGAGTGAGCGCGCAGCCGACGGAGATAACGGTGCACATACAGCAGGACGGCGCAGCACCCGACCGGGACGTCTTCATAGACGATGACTCCGGCTCCGGCCTAGGCATCGACGAGGCGTCCGGCTCCGGCTGGGGGCCCGGCCCCGGCGTCGACGACGAAGACGGCCGCGGATCAG CTCGCATTCTCAAGGGTCAGGAGGCGGGCGAGTCCGGCGGGGAACCGCGCGGCGCGGGAGGAGAACAGTCCTCGCGTCCTGACGTCACTGACATCAATATATCCGGAGAGGACGTAGGACAGGAGATT GACCAGGTGCCGTCAGGCACACACATCGAGACGGAGGCGCGGCCGGCTGACACCGGTGTCTTCATCATGAACGCCAAGCCTGAAGACCGCGCTACCAGCTTCTTCGCGCAGCCCGGCATCCTTGCTG CTGTGATCGGCGGAGCGGTAGTTGGGCTCCTGTGCGCCATCTTGGTGGTGATGTTCATAGTGTACCGCATGCGCAAGAAGGACGAGGGCTCGTATGCGCTCGACGAGCCCAAGCGCAGTCCCGCCGCCGCCTCCTACGGCAAAGGTCATAACAACCGCGAATTCTACGCGTGA
- the LOC106716939 gene encoding syndecan isoform X3 — MNAKPEDRATSFFAQPGILAAVIGGAVVGLLCAILVVMFIVYRMRKKDEGSYALDEPKRSPAAASYGKGHNNREFYA, encoded by the exons ATGAACGCCAAGCCTGAAGACCGCGCTACCAGCTTCTTCGCGCAGCCCGGCATCCTTGCTG CTGTGATCGGCGGAGCGGTAGTTGGGCTCCTGTGCGCCATCTTGGTGGTGATGTTCATAGTGTACCGCATGCGCAAGAAGGACGAGGGCTCGTATGCGCTCGACGAGCCCAAGCGCAGTCCCGCCGCCGCCTCCTACGGCAAAGGTCATAACAACCGCGAATTCTACGCGTGA